The sequence below is a genomic window from Corythoichthys intestinalis isolate RoL2023-P3 chromosome 4, ASM3026506v1, whole genome shotgun sequence.
CTTATCCCGTATTGATCTTATCGGCTACCTGATAATATTGGGCAATAACTCATTTTAAATGATAATCGGATAATAtcaacatcggtttttcattgtTGGTTTTGGCCCAatgtgcatgttgccttcaaagtgaatgtcgcATTCGGCCTTTGtttaagggctggtcacagcttagcacagtagTTATgcatattgaccattagatgtctccaaactaaaatgcttgggatttgttatttgagcagaccatttgcattcatggtgcaaaaattaagtgAACAATAATAATGAACTATAGAGTCATTCCATACCTCATTCACTGTACAGAAGCAGtgtgcctttgttgttattttgagccagaagcactgtgtgagccgtaggtgatatggcagtgccttatCGGCACTTTGTACTTGGACTTGATCTATAAAAtctgatgtttgcactatttggATTTCAACCActaatatagtggtgcaatatagggaCTTTTGCCATAAATTCAGTTTAAGTtggtcttatttttcacagaatgcctATTTGGCAaatcttgaagttgttacatttatcattaataAAGTATCCAGTGGCGAATAACAGTACAataagccataatatgttaaaggggaagttcagaatttttgacataaggcttaatcttcgagcaaGCAGGTGTTTAatcagttggtggagttgatttcaacaaattctgtgcagtttgtttgTTATCTGttaatttcagggctctggggtggctaagctagcgcgagtcaatggtgtctGCTTAGTATACcaataaaaacaacatatgcacgcatgacAATCAAAGATgaaccatgcaatcaatagtgttggctatgttttcagaataaagttattaaaactaacCTTTGCATttcaataattgtagtatgaacatcAACAGtgataatccagcagctctacagggaacaggctgtctaggcAAGCTGGGCGGACTGATACCACATCGTTTTTTTTCCACTGCtgattttatgtattttttgggggaaaggcACTCCCCAGCAGACTGCGcatgagtggccgaagcactcctctctattatggtcgcattacgcatctaaaaaaaaaaatggtcctacagattgaaatgaattacagcagttAGGTTTGACATTGTTTTGGTCGCATGGGTAATTGGaataatgatctgcattttgaatttattttactATGTTAAATCTGTTACTatcgtttttttattgacatgttcagatgggaccattgactcatgccagcttagccactccggagccctgaaatgaaactaacaaataaccgactaactgcacggaatttgttggaatcaactccacagactaattaaacccccggtaactcaaagattaagcctaatgtcaaaaattctgaagttcccctttaagtccacgaccgcaggtatctttatcgatatcggtataggacttttggagttggacaatatcgggatatcggttaaaaagtcattatgggACAACTCTACTTGCAAATTGTGTGAAtgaaactatctgcagttgTGCATTGACATTAAATTTGTTTAAActggcattaaaaagcattacatAATATTTGCTGTTCCCTATAGAAACCCTGTTATTGGTGGATCACAGGCACAGTCTGTATTTAAATGAGCCTttcattgtagtttttttttttttgtgatgagTGCTTAGAAACTGTTTGATGAGTTGTGCTTAAAATTTTAACTAAGttatatgttgttgttgttttcgatCCCACCTTAGGTGTCCGTGTGTATTCCAGTGTTGAGACTGGCCCGTCACAGAAAGAAAGTTTTGTTCTACTGTCACTTTCCAGACCAGCTGTTGACTCAaagaaaatcatcaatcaaaaaGCTTTACCGTGCTCCCATCGACTTTCTGGAGGAGCACACCACTGGCATGGCTGATATGGTACGTAACGAAAGGTTAAAAAAAGAGAAACTATTGCACTCATGTTCATCTGTCTTAAATAAattgataaataaaataatacatgaGCCATATGTATAGAAAGTAAAGTGTTTTAgataagaaaaaccaaaaattgcTTAGCTATAAATTAAACGAACAATGCAAATGGAGAAAATGTAAAGTTGTAATGGAAAATATAAGACGTTTTGGTCTGTATAGTCAGAACAACATTTTGAATCCAAATTAAAATTACTCTTCacatattttgaaaaattaatgttTGGGACCTAATAGGTTTGTCATTTATCTTTAAGTGCAACACATAGCTCAAGGAACTAGAATAATTAGCAGCGTGACAGTTATATCATTAAGTGACTACTAATATATCATCAAATTAATCAATAGGAAACAAGAATGACAGAGTAACTAGTAGTCCATTCTAAATTTTTGGATAGTGACAGACTGACTGCCCTCAATGGGATAGTAGTGATTTGCTGTTATTGTCAATGCCACAAGTGTGACacaaaataaagacaatacaaattacatttttgttgtAGCGGCACCGAATGAGTTAATGAGGAAAACATTTTACCTaaacatgtcatatatatattttattatatcacatcacattatattatattaaaacagaatacaggtagtccccggtttacgaacaagttccgttcctgctCTCGtgatgtaacccggatttccacgtaaatcagaattaacccaTAAAAAGTATCCAaaatatacgtcattgtactgtcttcgtcaagacgttggagctaagtcttaGCTAGACAGTaacctaagctccgaaatgacgatgtcagatgtccgtgtggtttgctgactttattcagctactcatgacatcaacacttgcagaatgaactaaaataaaatgaaattaaatcagtctcatcttcaataacagcaattcaaatttgcatttacaattagctgctgatacagcaataacaaacaattagcatgtatcagttagcgaccgcacatcatcaaaaaaaaaaaaaaaatgcataaactGGCCCCAAGTATTCCCCAACAATTGAaaccgcacaataaacagtacaaaatggCTTATATACAGCCGTtacctctggatgcttcacaagcaacaaatgtgcgcgcaggctctgCAACTCGGCTGCTCTGTGTGTGCATGCACTGCGTGTGTGGAGTGGGCGGGCGTCTTTACATGCGTTCGCTTCCTGTcctaaaataaaagcatgcaacaAAAgtccacatttaaaaaaaaaaaagacgaccaGACGCAAGCATCATACAGTCGAAATCGCATAAGTCAGGTCCGTCGTAACCTGAGGGCTACCTGTATAATAAACTGGATTTATAAAATTTAAGTAAGCTGAAAGTCACACACATGCTATGTGTTGAGATGTCCCTTTAAAGGGCATGGCCTAGTGTGAGCCTTCACGAGCTCAAATCAATTTGGCCAGTTGGTTTGCAAATTTGCACAGCAAGgctgagaacgaaaagtggtatttggtatgtggcaaaattgattctgccatgtggcatttttttgccatttggcaaaatttattttgggatgtggcatttttttagctttttggtatttttttctgttggtatctggcaaaatggattatggcatttttttttccatgtgacatttttttgttttgttatgtaaTGGCATGGCTTTACTTGGGTGTCAGTTGATTGTCAATGTCCtgcaatgtaaagtgtatggtcaaaaatcactaccacacttttttctgccattcaaaatgaatggaaaatttggatgtttatatccgtcaatggcatagccttacttgggtagctgttgaatgtcaatgcactgtaatgtaaagtgtttggtcaaaaatcacatccACAcggttttctgccatttaaaatcaatgaaaaatttggacgttcatagccgtcaatggcagagccttatttgggtgccagttgaatgacaATGCGctttaatgtaaagtgtatggtcaaaaatcacaaccacacgtttttctgccatttaaaatcaaTGAAAATTTTGGCGatagggcggcgtagggtcggttgccaatggGCTtatactcacaagggattcacacggttactgggttctacatcacagagctgatttgtgtacactccacccctcccaataacTTAGCATATAAACTCCCCCAcacccctccccttctttccctgttcAACGGgctccccacatggtgtcaaccagaaatgcATCAAGCTGaccatagcaccaacatattcatagttagtgtaggcgttcaatgtatttcttgttgttgtttgtgttttttttctttttcttttattgtttCTTTTCGATTCTTCTGCTCCCCCATTAACCCtccctgtttgctgctttgtcataataaacgaggtatgttgaatgatcacaatgggagtatgtcatactctcaatgtgaaacattaaaactgttcagactatccaaacacttagacttccattctccgtgtcaaacagctgaacaggacaggtttaaaaaaaaaaaaaaaaatcaatgaaaaattTAGACGTtcatagccatcaatggcatagccttatttgggtgccagttgaatgtcactgcattgtaatgtaaagtgtatggtcaaaaatcacagccacacatgtttttctgccatttaaaatgaattgaaaattttgacATGTGTGGTCTGCAAAAATTctaaacacaaaaaataaaacgccttatacaaaaaaaaaggccacaaaccaaaatacatttttccacatacccaaaaatgccacataccaaaatccattttgctacatgccaaaaaaatgccacatggcaaaatacattttgccacatggcaaaatacattttgccacatgccaaaatacattttgccacatggcaaaatcaaatttttttgccatgtaccaaaaaacaaaaaaatccacatggcaaaaaaagtgctacatgccaaaatacattttgccacatgccaaataccacttttcattctcgctgtctctcaatTTGCACTTAAGCGGTTGGGCACGGATCATGGCTTACTATAGCTTTTCACTAGCGTTGTCTTCGTATGTCACGTTCTGCATTATTGACTGTTGCTCTCCTTGCCCGCATTCGACTGTATCACACTACCTTTATTGCGTTTTCCTGCACTGAATTTAAGAAGCGGTGTTTCTGTAGTGTGCTCCTAAGTAAAATTTTGGCTTGACTCACTCAGCAAAAAATGACCATAACTGATAAAGTGGGCCGCTTTTAAGGCAAGGTACCACTGTGCACTTGTTCAAAGTTCTAATATTACTTTACTTGTATGTAGATTCTGGTGAACAGCCAGTTCACCGCAGGAGTCTTCAGGGAGACCTTTCAgagtcttaaagggatccaaacAGACGTCCTCTATCCCTCCCTCAACACATGCACCTTTGACCAGCCGCCCACTGAATCGCAAGGGTTGTGGGGGCTGCTCCCTGAGGAAACCTCCCACCTGTTCCTCTCGCTCAACCGATACGAGCGAAAGAAGAACCTGGGACTGGCACTGCGGGCTATGGCGGCTCTGAGGAGCATCCTTCCTCCGGGCCGGCGGGCGGGCGTTCACCTGGTGGTGGCAGGGGGCTATGACGACCGGGTGAGCGAGAACGTGGAGCACTATGGCGAGCTGAAAGAGCTGGCATCTCAACTCCACGTAGAGGACTGCGTCACTTTCTTGCGCTCTCCCTCGGACTCCGTCAAGGTGGCGCTGCTGCGGGGCAGCCACGCCGTACTCTATACACCGAGCAGGGAGCATTTTGGGATCGTTCCCGTTGAGGCCATGTACTGCTGTTGCCCCGTTATCGCCGTCAACTCCGGGGGGCCTCTGGAGAGCGTGGCAGATGGCGAAACAGGCTTCCTGTGCGAGCCCACGGCCGAGGCCTTCTCTAAGGCCATGCAGAGGCTTGTCGTGGAGCCGCAGCTGCGCAGGGACATGGGACAAGCTGGCAGGAAGAGGGTGCAAGATAAATTCTCACTTGAGGCTTTTTCACAACAGCTCCACGGGTACGTTGTCACCCTAAGCCAGTGACACTgagagtgaattttttttcaggggGGGTGCTGGTTGGGGAGCGGGAAGCTGACTTTGTGTCTGTGTGAAGTATCGGGTGGTTGCAGTATTACTGTATGAAGATTTAAGAGGACAATTCATCAATGTTATTGTGGAAACGTTGCTGAGGAACAGACCTCTATACCAATTATGAAGAAAATAAAGTGTTTCTATACTATGTTGGCTTGTGTACATGTGGCACGGCAACCAAAAAATATTGATTAATACAGTGAAATGTTTCTTCCCATTTTGGGCTCAGCAGCCATCTGTATTAGTGAGGGAACGCAGGCCGTACGCACAGTCTTAAATCAATAAACTGGATGCTTTCCTCCACTTCCTGTCTGCCCAGAGCTTTTATTCCAAAGACGCTGTCCTGCTCCGTGACTCTTGCTACTGCGCGGAGGTTATTAGCAGATGATAGAGAGTGTTTGGCTTCATTAGAGGTCTGGCTCATGGACAGCATGCCGCTGTCTGGGTCATTATCAAGGAGGAGAATAGAAGAAGGTCACCGTGTCTGCGCAACAGCCTCCTCCGCCCTTCTACTGTATAGAGACGTTCTTATTGACATTCCACAAGTCTTAATAAACTCGACCACACAAAAAGTTTCTCCAGCCGCTTTGTTGCAAAGTTTTTGTCCATCTTTATTGGGGTTTGGGGAGCTGGCAAAGTATGTCCTTTACTCTGAGCGCATATTTGAAAGGCTGTCACGCAGTTAAGGGTTTTATGGTGCTTATTAGTATGGGAAATACGCAGATGTGGGAAGTCAGCTTTCTGTCTCCATACACTGTTGCATTATCATTTCGAGAGTTTCTGTTGTCTCAGAGTGATATCCGTTATTTTTCGGAAAGGGaatctgaaaaaaaacaaaaaacaatatattAAAAGGACACCTTTACGTTGCTTTAACGGTCTGTGTTTTGAAGATAGTCTGTGTGATCAGAGGTAGAGAGATATTCTGAGCAACCATCTTTTACATGATGCTTATTTATAGTTTGTCCctttaaagtttaaattatcccatagcaaagcaaaattgaagatgagatcttgttcatgtctcatttacatctctgagaaatGAATTAGCAATAATTGAGACCAGAGTGGTTTCTCAGctttctcaaatttgtctcatgaGAAGTAAGTCTCATCGTGAGCATTACATGGGAAGGTTTTGAGAGTAGTTCTACTGGCACGATTTTTCAATAGTCTCACAGTTGTCACCTTTCAGgatctcaccaagagacaactatgagtaCTTGTGTCAATCTCAAATGTgtctcaattttatctccttacttggagtcacgatctcagtaatgtctcagtaaaatatggatgagcaaagtattttattcCTTCAACTTACCTCAAAGCCTCATTTACTGATCTCGCGGCGCAACCTTATATTGTGCCAgtcacaaatatttctcaatttgatctctttcgggtctgcaattgctcattttgggttttcaagATTCTTTCATTGTAAGAAGGAGTAGTGTCTGCTCTTAACATGgttaatcacatcttaattCATCTCATGTCAACATCCCaagaaaatattataattggtcaaataattaaataacatcCGGTTCATTTGGTTCCTGTTGTTCACtgtaaaaattagagatgtgaccgaaaattcggcgccgaaaactatcggccgctacaaatgcattatcggtttttggtttcgaagaccgaaagtttaccgcaaaatagtgtgaagaaccttagtcctcttgtttgatgacgtaatcaaaacaggCAACACGCTCGCTGACGATGTCTCGCtaaaactactggctcacaggcaACGTGTGTgatttggaagtttttttttttttttttgaaatatcaaagaaatatacgtataaattattaaatgaaccaaaatataataaattttcttcatcgctgctacatgctctttctgaagttgctttccattgatctTTCTCATCACATCAAGCACAGTGCACCTGAACCCATGTGTGGCTCAGTAGTAGAGAAATTGTTTcttaacccagaggttgtgagttCAACTCTCTGTCCTGATGAAGTCAATTAAGGATGTAGTGTCAAAGTGCTTTGAGTGCCTGAACGGTGCTGTACAAGCATTactccatttttaattaagagaatttcccttctcaaatattgctcaaatctggttttctcaaatcagtctcctttgtctcaatgatgtctttgctcattttgactcatcactttctcctaagggtacccttaggagcacaaactcagaaacaagcagagaatgagataaatttgagatgatcaaattcgtCTCACGAGACGAGATTAAGCAGCAGATGAGTAGCAAATTTATGCCAAgggattgtctgccattgacggtgaaagAACCAGACCTGCTCAAACTCACCAAGATCACATTAGGCCCTTTGCGCCACTACTTCAACATGGTCCAAGCAGATATATCCAAAGGGGGGTtcgaactattccacaaagggccgcagtgggtgcaggttttcatCCCAACTGAGCAAGAGGAcaacttttcaccaatctgatgtgttaaaagtaggggtgtgacaaaaaatcgaaatggtgatatatcgtgatactttgtatcccaaaaggttatcaatatgctcctgcaagaatcgagatatcattttaaaaaggtgtcaatgtctttaataaaaaaaaaaaaaaaaaggaaccaacaagttgctaccgaaatcttccaccatagtggtgtctcagttaactctaaggctgccttgacagtgctcgacacccaatctatcgtttgggtgattcccagttcacttcctgttctctaacacaaaatgaacaggagctgacccataaaataccccctaatcaacaggaagtaactgaaaatcaacaggtaaatgaccttaaatggcccaaaattacctcattgcctggcattggctgctactgacggctatagacgttcgatccgtttgaagtgggagggatggcagcaaatgaacgaatgttcattcgctgccaccctcccagttcaaatagattggacgtctactagtgataaactcattccaattcacggcagaagcttgtttttctgtttattagttgtttttagaatatcctagaataatttcctgacaaatgtatcgataatcgttgcatcgcaatatcgtcagatcatctttatcgtgagctttgtatcgcaaaccgtatcgtatcgtgaggtaccgagAGGTTCCTACTCCTACTTAAAAGTGTAATAAGttcattgcagtcaggtgctacttgtttcagcagatatttcattggtgaaattctattttggatcggttggaacaaaaaaccTGCACCAATCTCTGCCCATGAGGCCCGGGTTGGAAACCCCTCATCTGCATCCCAgtggaaagaatcttgtttaataaattgataaagcagaatttcatttttcttttgtgcaATAGTGGAGAAAATTGTGAATCAAAGTCATTATTTCCATGAAGTGGCCGCCCTTAGCGGGGGCAGACGTTCTATCATTGCTGTTACTATTTTAACCAAACAAATGTAAGTAGCCCAGTTTGCCTGCCCGCCCTCCCTCGTGATACCATTGCAATCAATGCAAGTCtatcttattatttaaaatgactGTGCTTATGGGTGGcatcatttttttggtttaaacattattttgtcCATTATCAGGAGTCTACGAAATTTGTTATATGCAAAATTTAATAATTTGCACAACATCTTTCACATATACTGTAGGGTACTTATACTAGTTGTTGTATAGCCATTTAAACTCACCTTTTGCCAccctattagggatgtcccgataacatatttttgcattagttGAACAAAAGCTCCTAACATGTTACTGTACTCTTCACAGTATTTCCTCTTCCGCCTTTTCTAGGAGTGTTgtggagtataaaacataatatTTTGAGGAACagtgagaaccaaaagtggtatttgccatgtggcaaaatggattttgccatgtggcattttttttgccatgtggcaaaattgattttgacatgtggcatttttttggtagcctatgtggcaaaatggattttggtttgtagcatttttttgagggggggtgtggcatttttggggggtatatggcagttttgcacgccatgccattgatggctatgcacgtccaaatttttcattcattttaaattgcggaaaaacgtgtggctgtgatttttgacccttcactttacattacagtgcattgacattcaactggcacccaactcAGGCTTTGCCAGTGAcagctatggacgtccaaattttccattaattttaaatggcagagaaACGTGTAGCTGTGATTTTTGGCCATCCACTTACCAATGGaagtgcattgacattcaaatgaCACCCAAGTAAGCCTAtgtcattgacggctatgcacgcatgcaaaaaataaatgccacacagcaaaatcaattttgccttatggcaaaaaaaatgccacatggcaaaatcaattttgccacatggcaatcaaatatgccacatggaattttgccacatggcaaaaaaaaatgccacatggcattgacgaaacgatgattgacacatttgtgcctttggtcGTAGCGCTACAGAGCCTTTCactcgccagatcaaagctacaaacctgtcaatcaacgTTGACTGTAAGTAGCAAACTCCATCTACACtgttgaccaagaaaagcagcagtagagagagtgagaggctgtacgagcatgacgcagaaaaacatcaatatatttttttaattgaaaatgtgaCCCTATTTACCCGATTCATTCCTGAAAAATGGCTCgattggcccgatttccgatcacatcatcggatcgggacatccctgttagggatgtgacaaaatatcgattggtgatatatcgtgatattttgCATCCCAAAATGCTATGCTCATTCCaaaaatcgagatatcgttttaaaaaggtgtcaatgtttaaaaaaaaaaaaacgacaacaataaagaaccaacaagttgctaccaaaatcttccatcataatagtgtctcagttaactccatggctgccattaacggcgctCGACGCCAAATCTATTAAGACAGGGAAGGGTTAATgaacttttttctttcattcgaAACCAAAACCATTTCGCAGTCACTATttgcgattttcggggcatttacaggttattttctgttcatttaagggcatttacaggtcactttccgttgagtttgagtcactgcctattcattcccgggacacttcctgttgtgtaacctaaaatcaacaggaagtgacacataaaatgcctcaaaattaacaggaagtg
It includes:
- the alg2 gene encoding alpha-1,3/1,6-mannosyltransferase ALG2 isoform X1; translated protein: MLFCLNLKSVAENVKDGAAHVLLRMVRVVFLHPDLGIGGAERLVVDAAVALKSKGCNVQIMTAHYDPSHCFSETLDPDLPVLCVGDWLPTSVLGYLHALCAYLRMIYVAVYLVFLSGLEYDVIFCDQVSVCIPVLRLARHRKKVLFYCHFPDQLLTQRKSSIKKLYRAPIDFLEEHTTGMADMILVNSQFTAGVFRETFQSLKGIQTDVLYPSLNTCTFDQPPTESQGLWGLLPEETSHLFLSLNRYERKKNLGLALRAMAALRSILPPGRRAGVHLVVAGGYDDRVSENVEHYGELKELASQLHVEDCVTFLRSPSDSVKVALLRGSHAVLYTPSREHFGIVPVEAMYCCCPVIAVNSGGPLESVADGETGFLCEPTAEAFSKAMQRLVVEPQLRRDMGQAGRKRVQDKFSLEAFSQQLHGYVVTLSQ
- the alg2 gene encoding alpha-1,3/1,6-mannosyltransferase ALG2 isoform X2, which encodes MVRVVFLHPDLGIGGAERLVVDAAVALKSKGCNVQIMTAHYDPSHCFSETLDPDLPVLCVGDWLPTSVLGYLHALCAYLRMIYVAVYLVFLSGLEYDVIFCDQVSVCIPVLRLARHRKKVLFYCHFPDQLLTQRKSSIKKLYRAPIDFLEEHTTGMADMILVNSQFTAGVFRETFQSLKGIQTDVLYPSLNTCTFDQPPTESQGLWGLLPEETSHLFLSLNRYERKKNLGLALRAMAALRSILPPGRRAGVHLVVAGGYDDRVSENVEHYGELKELASQLHVEDCVTFLRSPSDSVKVALLRGSHAVLYTPSREHFGIVPVEAMYCCCPVIAVNSGGPLESVADGETGFLCEPTAEAFSKAMQRLVVEPQLRRDMGQAGRKRVQDKFSLEAFSQQLHGYVVTLSQ